DNA from Ochotona princeps isolate mOchPri1 chromosome 7, mOchPri1.hap1, whole genome shotgun sequence:
CATCAGTATCCATCTTCACAGAAGATACCAATCTGGGGCCAGAATCGCAATGTTAACACTTCCTCTGTAGGAGAAGTTAACATGgtaacacaaacacatatacaacTTTGGACCCTGATGTTCTTCTACCAGGAGGTCCTTGGGAGATCAAATCGTTCAATAAACTTTTAGAGCTTTGTCAAAATACATTAGAACACAGTGGAAGAAAACAGTAGaaaggctggcagggctgggctcacaGATAATTTAGTCCTTAGATTTGAAGCCTCTTGAGCTGCTcatatgtaataaaaaaaatgatgttcCACGGTCCAAGTCGAAGCCAGTTTGGCCAAAATCCTTTATAGAGCGCAAAAAAGCCCTCATGTTTCCACATCTTCAAAATACCATCCAAGGTATCCTTGTAGAGGTCTACATGGCCCACAATTGCCCTCTGGTTCATCATGCGAGTTCTCACAACATCAACTGGATTGGATGCCAGAGACCCAGCCAAGCCACACTTAAAGCTGGAAATAAAATGAGTTAAAATTGTGTCCCCCATCACTCCTGACAGTATTAAGTGTTTCTTGGTAATGTCGTAGACAGGTAGCTCTACTCCCACGACAATGGCGGCACGCTGAGCAGTTGgaaccccacccctccacagaccCCTAGTGCCTTCTTGCTGGTATATGTCAATGAAGCTGCCGATCATGCTCCCTTGGAACAAGCTTCCTTGAGCCTGCATCCGGATCTTTAGAACATCAGTGGGGTTGGCTATAGCAGAAGATATCACTCCTGACACTACCCCACAGATCATATTGATTAGAAGAGTTTCATCTTCTAAACGTTCtacaattttatatatttttatttggtatGTTGAATTAATCATTTTACTGtttcagtttttgttgtttttcttcagtATCTTTATCACCTGGAATAATTTCTCGTTCAGGTAATGTATGGTTTTCTTATATCATgtgtttgctttttctgtttttaagtaaTCTTACTAtgattccttgaattccttccaTCAACGTCTTTATCTTCACATTCTAACATTGAAGTACAGTTGCATTTCTTTTGGAGAGTTGTACTGTCCTGCTTAGTCATGTTTCTTGTTTTTCTACATTTATCTCCACACATGTACGGACACATCTTTGATGTATCTCCTCTGAGGACATTGATCTTTTAAATATGCCTCCCTGGCTTACAGGATGCTTGCTCCCTCAGTGGACATTCAGAGGTGTTCTCTGAATGGGTCTGGGAGTTTTGGCAGGAGTCCAGAGTGGTATCCAGGTAGAATGTGAGAGATCTCCAGTGTCCGCAAAGAGGAGGAAGGATGGTCTcattgactgacttgttctgagGATCATGCCTGCTCTGCATAAGTAAAGCAACAGCCCAGGGTGAGGCCATAGTGCCCTGCATACCCCAGAAACTCAGGAACATGCCTTATACAAAGGAGCTGTGTGTTTCTCTGGGGGAGTGTGCAGCCATCCACAATGCTATGTCCTGCCATTTGAGGAACTCTGAGCCAGATCCAGTGATGGCACAGCCATGCCCTGTTGCAGTCATAAAATTCACACAGTCCCAGGGTACAGGAAATCCTCTTTCTCCTTGTTCATTTCAAGAGCAGTGATCTCCTGGAGCCAAAGGAATGTGCGAAAGAGGTCAGTTGGCTATTCTGCTTTGATTAGCTGAGTAGAACACAGTGACAGAGTGAGGGGAGAGAGCAGTGTGTCCTTGCTTCACAGACCAACTGGACTTGTTGCTTTCTGCTAACCTTCCACTCAAGACTTAGAGTCACTAGTGACCATCCAGTAAAATTCCCAGTCACACGGAGACTACTTGCTTTATTATGATAGTTCCTTCCTGCTTGTTGCCAAACATTTgtgttggggagggagaggaaacaCCGTGCTTTGCCTTCACAGGGTTAGGTGAGCACCTGCCCCTTGCCAGTTCAGGCCAAACTCAAAGTCAGTGGGTCAATGAAGTTCCCCTCAGACTGTATCACCAGTGGCACAGCTGCCACAGGCGTGGCCACCTTGCTCTGAGATATGGCATTGCCACCAGCCACAGACTGTGTCATGCCACTGCTCCCCAGCATGTGTctgctttctgttcattttccacagaaactttcttttctttagttttctttttttttttaaagatttatttattgtttttacaaagtcagatatacagagggggagagacaaagaggaagatcttccgtccgatgattcactctccaagtgacaacggccggtgctgcaccaatccgaagccgggaacctggaacctcctccgggtctcccacacgggtgcagggtcccaaagctttgggccgtcctccactgctttcccaggccacaagcagggagctggatgggaagtggagctgccgggattagaaccggcgcccatatgggatcccggcgcattcaaggctaggacttcagccgctaggctacgccgccaggctCCACAGAAGCTTTCTTACCAATGCTTCCCCAGGAATGTGGTTTCTACCCTTTTTTCCCATGGTCAAAATAAAGACATATTTTCCTTATTTAGCCGCCCTGGATCCTCAATTTGCCTAATTTACAAGAAAACATATCTCAGATTTAAGATAGGATACAAGAAAACCTTTTTTAGCCATTGAGGACACAAAAAATGTcctatttctgaaaaataaaacatgaaatgcaTATTGAGATATCAATTGACTtttgaatacatacatatatacttatatatgtatatatgtgtgtatgtgtgtatatggatTTCTgcaatttaaaactgttttagTTCTTAACATACAAGGTGGATGTTTAGTAAGATTCCTGCATCCCACAGTGGCGTACCTGACTTCAGTTCTGAGCTACagttccagactccagcttcctgctagtgcagattcTGGGAGCAGCAGTATTGGCTTAGGCAGTGGGGTTCCTGACATGCACATGGGACACGTGAATTGCATTTCAAGCTCTTGGCTCTGCTCAACTGGaaactattgcagacatttgaggaataaacttgtggatggaagctttctctctttctgcttcaaaACTTTAACAAAGTATAAATGTACAACTTAgttctctataatgaaaataacTTTCACATATCTAAATGAAACTTGGAAacctctattatttttttaaaaagatttatttttattacaaagtcagatatacacagaggaggagggacagagaggaagatcttatgtccgatgattcactccccaagtgacagcaacggccagtgctgtgccgatccgaagccgggaaccaggaacctcctccaggtttcccacacgggtgcagggtcccaaagctttgggccgtcctcgactgctttcccaggccacaagcagggagctggatgggaagtggagctgccgggattagaaccggcgcccatatgggatcccggggcgttcaaggcgaggactttagccgctaggctacgccgccgggccctaaatgaaACTTGGAAATCTCTACTatgattattaaataaatatcatttttccattggaaatgcaaattaaaaaatgtaaggCTGAATCGTAATCCCATTCTTGATGTCTTAATATTTAATACTTTATATACTTTGTTGTGTGTGTAGCTTTTAAAATCGAAGTGATACAGTAGATTTTACTTTAGAACCTGCTTTCCATTGAAAAACACTCTTAGGTGCATTGAGGTTTAGTAAAAGTTGCTTCTCTGATATGTTGTATAAAGAACTTGATTGAAATTTCTTCCCTCTcagatgtttttttttcatttgttcttaaGCCCAATacaacttttgttgttgttgtttttattggcaTAAAGCAAACAGGTGCCATGCTGTCCGTAGCTGAAGAAAGCTACTCTTCCCTCGCCCCATATTCAAGTCCTTTCCTtgctacctctctctctttcatcagCCTTTGCAAAGGTATCATTGTAATCCCATTCTGTGTGTAACTTGGAGATATTTTTGGATCACACAAGTGACAGGGACAGGAACATTAAATTAAGGTCTGGCTTTGGTGCTCTGGGATCTGTATTTGAAGCCTCATAGAAATAGCAGTTATGCTGggttttttctttggtttttgatttttaaatttctgtgtttcttccctctccactgccttctttctcttccctctcctcttctccacttccctcccacccATAGTCCCATCTGTCCTCTCCCCTGCGTGCCTGTGTTTTTTGTTCACTTCTTCCctctctcattcactcccccCTTACTCCCAGCCACTTCAATGTTCTGTCCTCTGAGTCCAGGCTTCCATGATGATCTCAGGCTAAGGTCTTCATTTGGGGTGGACTCTGTGTTTTATCTTATGTCCCCATTCTTTTCAGGAGTTTGAAATTTGTATatccaggcctggtgtggtgtggcctagcggctaaagtcctcgccttgaatgctccgggatcccatatgggcgccggttctaatcccggcagctccacttcccatccagctccctgcttgtggcctgggaaagcagtcaaggacggcccaaggctttgggacactgcacccacgtgggaaacctggatgaagttcatggctcctggtttcagatcggtgcagcacagccgttgctgtcacttggggagtgaatcatcggacagaagatcttcctctttgtctcccctctttatatatgactttgcaataaaaataaataaatctttaattaaaaaaaaatcgtatGGACCTGATGCAATAGAGTAGTGgtaaaagtcctccccttgcatgctcccggatcccatatgggcaccggttctaatcccagcggcccttcttcccatcctgctctctgcttgtggcctgggaaagcagtcgaggatggcccaaagccttgggaccctgcaccctggaagaagagctcctggctcctggcttcggattggctcagctccagctgttgcagccgtttggggagtgaaccatcgtatatccgcctttccaataaaaataaataaatcttaaaaaaaattcgtATATCCAAGGCTTAAATGAAATCTTCAGTTGAATATGACTGGCTTTGGCATACAACTTGTATGAAGATGATCGATTTCACTCTGATTTTGACGTGtacatttttccctttttctgcCAGCTTAACAATGAAGTCAAAATACCATTTGATATTCTATTCAGAATTTGTTTTAATCAAAATAATTGTTTCTAAATGTGTTCCATCATAAGATGGCAAAAATGAAGTTTGAgaatatttactttgaaagataaagaatattgcatgtgtatttgtatttttgtcCTTCCTATAACAAAGTGATATTTTAACTTAAATGCTTATTAAATAATAGGCAAAAACTTTGACAGTGAAAGTTTAGTCAACCAGCATATATGATAGTATAGTGTAGCCAATACAGCAACTATATTTTGAATTAGATATggtataaaatatatcttttcttCAAAAAACAGACTTTATTACTGTTATTGTTTTGGATTTGCAATCATAAAATTTCTCAAATGTATATGAGCAAATTCTTGCACCATTAAGAGTCAATTTCTATTTTATCCATTATCAATaatcttatttttcaaatatcaTCTGCCTAGTAAAATGATACTTGGTATTGCCTTCTATAGAACACTTCATAACAGGAAGTAACTTTATATTAAAATTCCACCAGAAAACTGAACTGAACTCATTTCCACTTACCTTTTTAAGTGTGCGAGGACACCAATACATGATCACTACTTCCCTCATCACAACAGAAATCATAATTACTAATAACAAAATGTTTTGTAAATTCTATCATTATGGTGTAGTGTGTGTATTTTAACGTTAAGTAGTATTGTCAGTAGTTAGCTGTACACATGTGATATAAGAGTaaactaaatgaataaatccaTCGGCTCTTGCAGTCACCcatgttttgtttcgttttggtGTGAAGAGCAGTGAAGCTCCGCTCTTGTGGCGTGAGTGCCAATGCAGCGCAGTATTATTAACCCTCGTGTTCTGTTGTGTTTTAGATCTTGAACCATCCATCCCTGTTACTTTGTACACAGTGAGCCCTGCTTCCTACCTGGCCCCTACATCTactctttcattttctccatgAATATTTGAAACTTAATAGACTATATAGTAAGGCAGaaaattcaatattttctttttgtgtgtctggcttattttacaCAGCATAATGCCCTCCAATTTTATCCATTTCTGGCAAATGGCAGTAATACCCACTGCCTGTAGCACATTTTCTGTCATTCATTTGTCCATGAATATTTAGGCTGTTTTCCTATCCTGGATGTAATTAATGCTGCAGTGAACATAGAAACGCAGTACAATTCCTTTGGGTACATTCCCAGGAAGCATTTGATGGGTCATAGGATAGTTTCATTTTTAGGATCTTCAGGAACctccatgcatttttcatgacTGCATCCATCTTCTTTCCATCATTGTTATCTCTAGACTTTTGGATAATATCCATCCTTACAGGTTTAAGTTATTACCatcattttgatttgcatttttgtgATGATTAATGGTGTTGAACACTTTTGAATATACTGGTTGGccatttttatgtcttctttggagaaatgcctatttaactcttttgctaaTGTGACTAATTTAATTGCTATGAGGTTTTTACTCTGTTACCAAAATAGACAGACATGAACGTAGTAATAATCCCGTTTGTTACAACACATCTAATCACTTATTAAATTTTAGCAATATGAATGGTTACTGCATCCTTGTTTTTTGAAAGTTTAATAACATCTGTAGTAACTAAACACCAAAGATATACAGCTGTATGTACAAATTACTGCTGTGTATAACTTGGCCACAATAAATCTATGGCTTTCATTTCTTAAGTGGAAAGTAATTTCATACATAAAGATGAAGGTCATGTGTACAAGGAATGTGTATAAACAGTGGATTACAGTGATTCAAATACCAGAATTTATagtgttaataaaaaaaatgttcctgtGCTAAAACATGTGTTGCTTCTAATTTGGTTCAAGACTTCTTGAGGCTAGGAAGACCCTAGTTTCTCCCACCCTTTCCCTCAACTCTTCTTGTCCTCCTGGAAAGTCTACAGAGCCCCTTGGAGGATGTATAAAGGACATGTAATATATGTGAAGGAAATGTGTCCAAATCGAATTTTGTGCAGGTTTTTTTTTGACAACCATAAATAATTTTCTGTAGTATTCTATGATGGCTAGTTCGTgatatatttcttttataatagttgaaaatatattaatataatcatatatatttttttctattttagtgaGTGGACATCCAGTACTCAAGAGAGCCAACATCCGGCTTGTGGGGAAGTTGGTGGCAAATTCcataagagaaaggaaaatgaaacaatatgCTAAGGCCTGTGACCAATGTTAGCGCAGTGCTGTTACCTTTGATAGCTGGACATATGAACTTCAAGACAAGGCTAGCTATGGCATTATTTCATTCTCAATTAATAAGAGAAAGGACAAACCCCTTTCACTGGTTCTTCTTCATAAAGAGAATCTGCTTTATAATAATGAGCCCACATAATGTCAAGTATGTCTTTCATCAGATTAAAATTTGTTCCATCATCAATAAATTTCCTTAATAAACTTAAGAATTCTTATTTATAAAATTCATAATTCTGGGTTGAAATACCATTGGGAttcatctcttttcttctctaaGAAGTGAACACTATATGTTTTGTTGAAATCATATGTCAAagaatttgtttttctgaatACCTTTCATCACATAAATTATTTAGAAATCGTTTCTCAAGATGTATTTTATGAAGCAAATGTTGCAATTCATAAAGGCGTGTCCATGGCTCATATTGAGTGCCAGTTAGcatcccagcctctccacttccagCACAGCTTCCTGATAAAGCATCCTGAGAGGCAACAAATCGTGACTGAAGTGTTTGGTTCCCTCCCAACCTCATGCATGTAGACCCTACTTCTTAGCTTTGGCTTGGCAAACAaatgccctggctgttgtggcattagAAGAGTTGAGTGTGTGCCagatatctcttctctctctctctctctctctctctctctctctctctctgttattctgcctttaaagtaGATGAAAATGAAGATTAAACATTTCTCAACTGTATTCTAACATAGCCATggcattatttttacatttattatattattattatttaaacattaatcagtataaaataaaacataGGAATCCAATACAGTAT
Protein-coding regions in this window:
- the LOC131480798 gene encoding brain mitochondrial carrier protein 1-like codes for the protein MICGVVSGVISSAIANPTDVLKIRMQAQGSLFQGSMIGSFIDIYQQEGTRGLWRGGVPTAQRAAIVVGVELPVYDITKKHLILSGVMGDTILTHFISSFKCGLAGSLASNPVDVVRTRMMNQRAIVGHVDLYKDTLDGILKMWKHEGFFALYKGFWPNWLRLGPWNIIFFITYEQLKRLQI